From a region of the Campylobacter showae genome:
- a CDS encoding YqhA family protein, whose protein sequence is MRRAFEKILLFSNNFTLLPVVFGLLGAIVLFVIASYDVGKVFVTVYHYFFGDFHPENFHSDVVGEIVGAIDLYLMALVLYIFSFGIYELFISEIEELKQSKQSKVLEVHSLDELKDKLGKVIIMVLIVNFFQRVLHANFTTPLEMTYLAASILALCLGLYFLHKGEH, encoded by the coding sequence ATGCGTAGAGCTTTTGAAAAAATCCTGCTCTTTAGCAACAACTTCACGCTCTTGCCCGTAGTGTTCGGCTTGCTCGGCGCGATCGTGCTTTTCGTCATCGCCAGCTACGACGTGGGCAAGGTTTTCGTCACCGTTTATCACTACTTTTTCGGCGATTTTCACCCGGAGAACTTCCACTCCGACGTCGTCGGCGAGATCGTGGGCGCGATCGACCTCTACCTCATGGCGCTCGTGCTTTACATCTTTAGCTTCGGCATTTACGAGCTGTTTATCTCCGAGATCGAGGAGCTCAAGCAGTCCAAACAGAGCAAAGTCCTCGAGGTGCACTCGCTAGACGAGCTCAAGGACAAACTGGGCAAAGTCATCATCATGGTGCTTATCGTTAATTTTTTCCAGCGCGTTTTGCACGCAAATTTCACTACGCCGCTTGAGATGACCTACCTTGCGGCCTCGATTTTGGCGCTTTGCTTGGGGCTTTATTTCCTACACAAGGGCGAGCACTGA
- a CDS encoding aspartate-semialdehyde dehydrogenase, with amino-acid sequence MRKFNVAVVGATGAVGEELFRVMEEVDFPVGELLPLASAKSAGTQIEFKGKNYKVVELTETVFDEHEIDIAFFSAGGSVSEKYAKFAAASGAVVIDNTSHFRMDADVPLVVPECNPQDIMQWKNRGIIANPNCSTIQMVQILKPLDDAYGINRVDVSTYQAASGAGKEGMEELVVQLQKFFEFKLDECEPKVFAHQLAFNVIPHIDVFLDNDYTKEEMKMVNETQKILHKNMEVSATCVRVPVLRSHSEAITIHFDRDVDAAAAREVLRKAPSIVVVDEPAAKKYPMPSISSDTNETYVGRIRTDNYRKNVLHLWCSADQIRVGAATNAVRIAQKWIEMQE; translated from the coding sequence ATGAGAAAATTTAACGTTGCCGTCGTGGGTGCGACGGGCGCAGTCGGAGAGGAGCTTTTCCGCGTTATGGAGGAGGTTGATTTCCCGGTAGGCGAGCTACTACCGCTAGCAAGCGCGAAAAGCGCGGGCACTCAAATAGAGTTTAAAGGCAAAAACTACAAAGTCGTGGAGCTCACCGAGACGGTTTTTGACGAGCACGAGATCGACATAGCGTTTTTTAGCGCGGGCGGATCAGTATCGGAAAAATACGCCAAATTTGCAGCCGCCAGCGGCGCCGTCGTGATCGACAACACCAGCCACTTTAGGATGGACGCGGACGTGCCGCTAGTCGTGCCCGAGTGCAACCCGCAGGATATCATGCAGTGGAAAAACCGCGGCATCATCGCCAATCCAAACTGCTCAACCATCCAAATGGTGCAAATTTTAAAACCGCTAGACGACGCGTACGGCATCAACCGCGTGGACGTCTCGACCTATCAGGCGGCTTCCGGTGCGGGTAAAGAGGGCATGGAGGAGCTGGTCGTGCAGCTGCAAAAGTTTTTCGAGTTTAAACTCGACGAGTGCGAGCCAAAGGTGTTCGCGCACCAGCTAGCGTTTAACGTCATCCCGCACATCGACGTATTTTTGGACAACGACTACACGAAAGAGGAGATGAAAATGGTCAACGAGACCCAAAAAATCCTCCACAAAAATATGGAAGTGAGCGCGACCTGCGTGCGCGTGCCGGTGCTTCGCAGCCACTCAGAGGCTATCACGATTCATTTTGATAGAGACGTGGACGCCGCAGCCGCTCGCGAAGTCCTGCGCAAGGCGCCTAGCATCGTAGTCGTGGACGAGCCCGCCGCAAAAAAATACCCGATGCCAAGCATCTCAAGCGATACCAACGAGACCTACGTCGGACGCATCCGCACGGACAACTACCGCAAAAACGTCCTGCATCTATGGTGCAGCGCCGACCAGATCCGCGTGGGAGCAGCGACTAATGCCGTAAGAATCGCGCAAAAATGGATAGAGATGCAGGAATAA
- a CDS encoding sigma-54-dependent transcriptional regulator has translation MNIVIVEDDINMRKSLEIALGEYDDLKIKSYKSAVEALKKMGEDVDLIITDINMPQMDGLEFIKRLDGKFDVIIMTGNATLNKAIESVRLGVKDFLTKPFDAQTLYEAIKRVEILRRKLPAASLKAAQNGSNLQADSTDFVASSPALANALNLASRVAKTDASAMLMGESGVGKELFAKFIHKNSPRKDGPFIAINMAAIPENLIESELFGFEKGAFTDASAMKKGQFELASGGTLFLDEIGEMPLNLQPKLLRAIQEREITRLGATKSLKIDVRIVSATNANLPAMISEGKFREDLFYRLNTVPVAIPPLRERKEEILPIAERFLRQSCEEFSLGAKSFSEAAVKELENYDFPGNIRELISVVQRAAILSEDEEIQPGDLFLQARSRK, from the coding sequence ATGAACATCGTAATAGTAGAAGACGACATAAATATGCGCAAGTCCTTAGAGATCGCGCTTGGCGAATACGACGATCTAAAAATCAAAAGCTACAAAAGCGCAGTCGAGGCGCTTAAAAAAATGGGCGAGGACGTCGATCTCATCATCACCGATATCAACATGCCCCAGATGGACGGGCTGGAGTTCATCAAGCGCCTGGATGGCAAATTTGACGTCATCATAATGACGGGCAACGCGACGCTAAACAAAGCCATCGAGAGCGTGCGCCTTGGCGTCAAGGACTTCCTCACGAAGCCATTTGACGCGCAAACGCTGTACGAAGCGATAAAAAGGGTCGAAATTTTACGCCGCAAACTACCCGCTGCGAGCCTAAAAGCCGCGCAAAACGGGTCAAATTTACAGGCCGATTCGACCGATTTCGTCGCTAGCTCGCCAGCGCTTGCTAATGCGTTAAATTTAGCCTCTCGCGTCGCAAAAACGGACGCCTCGGCGATGCTAATGGGCGAGAGCGGCGTGGGCAAGGAGCTGTTTGCTAAATTTATCCACAAAAACTCGCCGCGCAAGGACGGCCCGTTCATCGCGATAAACATGGCCGCGATCCCAGAAAATTTGATAGAAAGCGAGCTTTTCGGCTTTGAAAAGGGCGCATTTACCGACGCTTCGGCGATGAAAAAGGGACAGTTTGAGCTAGCAAGCGGCGGCACACTGTTTTTAGACGAGATCGGCGAGATGCCGCTAAATCTGCAGCCAAAACTCCTGCGCGCGATCCAGGAGCGCGAGATCACGCGCCTTGGCGCCACAAAAAGCCTCAAAATCGACGTTCGCATCGTATCTGCGACGAACGCAAATCTGCCTGCCATGATTAGCGAGGGTAAATTTAGAGAGGATCTGTTTTACCGCCTAAACACCGTACCCGTCGCCATCCCGCCGCTAAGAGAACGCAAAGAGGAAATATTGCCTATAGCCGAGCGCTTTTTAAGGCAAAGCTGCGAGGAGTTTAGCCTCGGCGCAAAAAGCTTTTCCGAAGCGGCGGTAAAGGAGCTAGAAAACTACGATTTTCCGGGCAATATCCGCGAGCTCATCTCCGTCGTGCAGCGAGCCGCGATTCTTAGCGAAGACGAGGAGATACAACCGGGCGATCTTTTTTTGCAGGCTCGTAGCAGAAAATAG
- a CDS encoding LPP20 family lipoprotein, translating to MKKITFAVLGAVVFLTSGCSFNNPFASDDATSAKQDIVIQKVDKEDIRSVMKQEKMIYDIEPADAVFGAVGEGIAPTNTVSHAQSLALAKRAAIADAHRQLAEKLYGVKINSKDTVRDAMLRDSTITAQVAGLIKNASIVEHDFKDGLYRVRMEMKIDQNKWQEIFAY from the coding sequence ATGAAAAAAATTACATTCGCGGTTTTAGGCGCAGTAGTATTTTTGACGAGCGGTTGCTCGTTTAACAACCCTTTTGCCTCCGACGACGCAACATCGGCAAAGCAAGACATCGTCATCCAAAAGGTCGATAAAGAAGACATCAGAAGCGTGATGAAACAAGAAAAGATGATATACGATATCGAACCGGCCGATGCGGTATTTGGCGCCGTGGGCGAGGGTATCGCTCCGACCAACACTGTCTCTCACGCCCAGTCTCTAGCACTAGCTAAACGCGCGGCCATCGCGGATGCGCACAGGCAGCTAGCCGAGAAACTCTACGGAGTCAAGATAAACTCCAAAGATACGGTTAGAGACGCGATGCTTAGAGACTCCACTATCACGGCTCAAGTAGCAGGCCTCATCAAAAACGCTTCCATCGTCGAGCACGACTTTAAAGACGGGCTCTACCGCGTCAGAATGGAAATGAAAATAGACCAAAACAAGTGGCAAGAAATTTTTGCTTACTGA
- the gyrA gene encoding DNA gyrase subunit A — MEENLLNQNQDIQTVDIEESIKTSYLDYSMSVIVGRALPDARDGLKPVHRRILYAMNNLGVGSRSPYMKSARIVGDVIGKYHPHGDTAVYDALVRMAQKFSMRYPAVDGQGNFGSIDGDGAAAMRYTEARMTNLTEEILRDIEKDTVDFIPNYDDRETEPDVLPSRVPNLLLNGSSGIAVGMATNIPPHSLDELIDGLLLVLENKNATLEEVMQYIKGPDFPTGGIIFGKKGIIEAYRTGRGRVKLRAKTHIEKKPNKDVIVVDELPYQTNKARLIEQIAELVKEKQIEGISEVRDESDKDGIRVVIELKRDAMSDIVLNNLFKSTTMESTFGVIMLAINNKEPKIFNLIELLKLFLNHRKTVIIRRTIFDLEKARARAHILEGLKIALDNIDEVIELIKNSADTPSAREGLVAKFGLSELQANAILDMRLSKLTGLEREKLEAELAELMAEIARLDEILKSETLLEKLIKDELLEIKNKFKVPRITEIVDDYDDIDIEDLIPNENMVVTITHRGYIKRVPSKQYEKQKRGGKGKVAVTTYDDDFIESFFTSNTHDTLMFITDRGQLYWLKVYKIPEGSRTAKGKAVVNLIQLQPDEKIKAIIPTTDFAESKSLAFFTKNGIVKRTNLSEFKNIRSIGVRAINLDEKDELVTALIVEGEEEPMNLIDELGVETEINEIEAIEAQIDEENSEENDENAAEGSDDSEKMLFIVTKKGMCLKFKLSKVRQMGRTARGVTGIKFKEAGDEVVGAAVIENNDQEVLSISQKGIGKRTTAEEYRLTNRGGKGVICMKLTNRTGDLIGVVMVDDEQDLMALTSSGKMIRVDMQSIRKAGRNTSGVIVVNVDGDDVVSIAKCPKADDGEDESGEETLENLE, encoded by the coding sequence ATGGAAGAAAATCTACTCAATCAAAATCAAGACATCCAAACCGTCGATATCGAGGAGTCTATAAAAACGAGCTACCTCGACTACTCGATGAGCGTCATCGTCGGTCGCGCCCTGCCCGATGCCAGAGACGGCCTAAAGCCCGTTCATAGACGCATCCTCTACGCGATGAACAACCTCGGAGTCGGCAGCCGCAGCCCGTACATGAAGTCCGCGCGTATCGTGGGCGACGTCATCGGTAAGTACCACCCGCACGGCGACACGGCCGTTTACGACGCGCTCGTGCGTATGGCGCAGAAATTTTCCATGCGCTATCCGGCGGTCGACGGTCAAGGAAACTTCGGCTCCATCGACGGCGACGGCGCGGCGGCGATGCGTTATACCGAAGCTAGGATGACGAATCTAACCGAAGAAATTTTACGCGATATCGAAAAAGACACGGTTGATTTTATCCCAAACTACGACGACAGAGAGACCGAGCCAGACGTCCTGCCTAGCCGCGTGCCGAATTTGCTGCTAAACGGCTCTAGTGGTATCGCCGTCGGTATGGCGACGAATATCCCGCCGCACAGCCTCGACGAGCTAATCGACGGGCTTTTGCTAGTGCTCGAAAATAAAAACGCGACGCTAGAAGAGGTGATGCAGTACATAAAAGGGCCGGATTTCCCGACTGGCGGGATAATATTTGGCAAAAAAGGCATCATCGAGGCCTACCGAACGGGGCGCGGCCGCGTAAAACTACGCGCCAAAACCCACATCGAAAAAAAGCCGAACAAAGACGTCATCGTCGTAGACGAGCTGCCGTATCAGACGAACAAAGCTCGCCTCATCGAGCAGATCGCCGAGCTGGTTAAAGAAAAACAGATCGAAGGTATCAGCGAAGTGCGCGACGAGTCCGACAAGGACGGCATCCGCGTCGTCATCGAGCTAAAACGCGACGCGATGAGCGACATCGTGCTAAATAATCTCTTTAAATCAACGACGATGGAGAGTACGTTTGGCGTCATAATGCTGGCGATAAACAACAAAGAGCCGAAGATATTTAACCTAATCGAACTTTTGAAGCTATTTTTAAATCACAGAAAAACAGTCATCATCCGCCGCACGATATTTGACCTAGAAAAAGCCAGAGCTAGAGCGCATATCTTAGAAGGTTTAAAGATCGCGCTAGATAATATCGACGAGGTTATCGAACTCATCAAAAATAGCGCCGACACGCCGAGCGCTCGCGAAGGGTTGGTAGCAAAATTTGGCCTTAGCGAGCTACAAGCAAACGCGATACTAGACATGAGGCTAAGCAAGCTAACTGGTTTAGAGCGCGAAAAACTAGAAGCCGAGCTAGCCGAGTTGATGGCCGAGATCGCGCGCCTTGATGAAATTTTAAAGAGCGAAACCTTGCTAGAAAAACTAATCAAAGACGAGCTGCTTGAGATAAAAAATAAATTTAAAGTGCCGCGCATCACCGAGATCGTGGATGATTACGACGATATCGACATCGAGGACCTCATCCCTAACGAAAATATGGTCGTAACCATCACGCACCGAGGCTACATCAAACGCGTGCCGAGCAAGCAGTACGAGAAGCAAAAACGCGGCGGCAAGGGCAAGGTCGCGGTAACCACGTATGACGACGACTTTATCGAGAGCTTCTTTACGAGCAACACTCACGACACGCTGATGTTCATAACCGACCGCGGACAGCTCTACTGGCTCAAAGTCTATAAGATCCCTGAAGGAAGCCGCACGGCTAAGGGTAAAGCGGTAGTAAATCTCATCCAGTTACAGCCTGACGAAAAGATCAAGGCGATCATCCCGACGACTGATTTTGCCGAAAGTAAATCGCTCGCGTTTTTCACTAAAAACGGCATCGTAAAACGCACGAATTTAAGCGAATTTAAAAACATCCGCTCTATCGGCGTGCGCGCCATCAACCTAGACGAGAAAGACGAGCTAGTAACGGCTCTAATCGTAGAAGGCGAAGAAGAGCCGATGAATCTAATCGACGAGCTTGGCGTAGAGACCGAGATAAACGAGATAGAGGCGATAGAAGCTCAGATCGACGAAGAAAATAGCGAGGAAAACGATGAGAACGCGGCCGAAGGAAGCGACGACAGCGAGAAAATGCTATTTATCGTAACCAAAAAGGGAATGTGCCTCAAATTTAAACTCAGCAAAGTCCGCCAGATGGGCAGAACGGCTCGCGGCGTGACGGGTATCAAATTTAAAGAAGCCGGCGACGAGGTCGTTGGCGCTGCCGTCATCGAAAACAACGATCAAGAGGTGCTAAGCATATCTCAAAAAGGTATCGGCAAGCGTACTACCGCAGAAGAATACCGCCTAACAAATCGCGGCGGAAAGGGCGTAATCTGCATGAAGCTAACGAATCGTACCGGCGATCTAATCGGCGTCGTAATGGTCGATGACGAACAAGATCTGATGGCTCTAACCTCAAGCGGCAAGATGATTCGCGTCGATATGCAAAGCATCCGCAAAGCCGGCCGTAACACCAGCGGCGTCATCGTCGTAAACGTGGACGGCGACGACGTAGTAAGTATCGCAAAGTGTCCTAAAGCCGACGATGGCGAGGATGAGAGCGGCGAAGAGACGCTAGAAAATTTAGAATGA
- a CDS encoding ComF family protein — translation MRCANCGHLSLGVICKICKDHLLSSPARTRVLDGDFKIYSFFDYSEVKNLLHSKHLFHGSFVYGALANLSFKIFASKFSFGSPVNAVPIDDKTASGYSHTAILARALKSAEIRPLYACLHASSNVSYHGKDLAFRLKNPRNFKLLKTPKFPVILIDDIVTTGTTIDEARRTLQKAGCEVLFALTLADAKY, via the coding sequence ATGAGATGCGCTAACTGCGGGCATCTGAGTCTGGGCGTGATCTGTAAAATTTGCAAAGATCACCTGCTCTCCTCGCCCGCAAGGACGCGCGTTTTGGACGGCGATTTTAAAATTTACAGCTTTTTTGATTACTCCGAAGTTAAAAATTTGCTCCATTCAAAGCACCTATTTCACGGCTCTTTCGTTTACGGCGCGCTCGCAAATTTGAGTTTTAAGATTTTTGCTAGCAAATTTAGCTTCGGCTCGCCGGTAAATGCCGTGCCGATCGATGATAAAACGGCTAGCGGCTACTCGCATACGGCGATCCTAGCTCGCGCGTTAAAAAGCGCGGAAATCCGTCCGCTTTACGCCTGTTTGCACGCGAGCTCAAACGTCAGCTATCACGGCAAGGATCTCGCCTTTCGCCTAAAAAATCCGCGAAATTTTAAGCTCTTAAAAACGCCTAAATTTCCGGTTATCTTGATAGACGATATCGTAACGACGGGCACTACGATAGACGAAGCCAGACGGACGCTGCAAAAAGCCGGCTGCGAGGTGCTTTTTGCGCTGACGCTTGCCGATGCAAAGTATTAA
- a CDS encoding YajG family lipoprotein has translation MKKLAFFALTAALFAAVMSGCSQRSSVLNLTPYQSTSNQMGYQKSIRINSIEDARANKSIVATITGSNGDVKEYVTLQNSIEGWLQDGLSTELKRLGANLSDFGDIVVDVRIVELKANLSGYSTDNLKGSAKLAITVHRGDQTITKNVSQEQTKFAPIHTSGAFKSFFDELLQDIVKRAAIQILKS, from the coding sequence ATGAAAAAATTAGCTTTTTTCGCCCTTACCGCCGCGCTTTTTGCCGCGGTCATGAGCGGATGTTCGCAGCGCAGCTCGGTGTTAAATTTAACCCCGTATCAATCAACCTCAAACCAGATGGGCTACCAAAAAAGTATCCGCATAAATAGCATCGAGGACGCTCGCGCCAACAAAAGCATAGTCGCCACAATCACGGGCAGCAACGGTGACGTCAAAGAGTACGTCACGCTACAAAACAGCATCGAGGGCTGGCTGCAAGACGGCCTTAGCACCGAGCTAAAGCGCCTGGGCGCAAATTTGAGCGACTTTGGCGATATCGTCGTGGACGTGAGGATCGTCGAGCTTAAAGCAAACCTAAGCGGCTACTCCACCGACAACCTAAAGGGCTCGGCAAAGCTTGCGATAACGGTTCATAGAGGCGATCAAACTATCACCAAAAACGTCTCGCAAGAGCAGACTAAATTTGCCCCGATCCACACGAGCGGTGCGTTTAAGAGCTTTTTTGACGAGCTACTACAAGACATCGTAAAACGCGCGGCGATCCAAATCCTAAAAAGCTGA
- a CDS encoding DUF748 domain-containing protein gives MQKSKKIALIILGSLAGLLLIYTLAGFLGVPYALKNTLPAKLKDMNASLSVAEAKFNPFTFELNVTRPELNTTAPLFSAEQIDVKLKPFSLFKKLAEVDILRLESPSVNIARDKNGTLNLATFLDESNATSTENNETSSINFALNSTKIIGGSFAYSDESLKQPFSAKFEGINYEISGINTEQNSAGKHVFDANSTLAQKLDWQGGIDLSPLRVYGELSLKDFNVRPVALSFIDTQDLRINSALINAKTNYELSTDGGVIKAALKNAALNLKLFEAQLDGQNLSLEELDLPAIEVNADVSEKRSFAADISEIKFKNTSFKGEAQANLNSLNLSGVALKADINEKGDINASASLKALGVSGINLTEKSVGEIKLKDANASELDAKIKGQNIAASLKNLTLSTASAPVGKNSAASLEKLVINAPKFTLENNASAASIGEVKAQKIALKTKNKELATIAEIGVKDADFDLAKTALRIESVSINKPKFTTELKENGELSAISELGLNGEKTAAKTKAKSKTESAKKPAKSQKTAEKNAAEKSQKTEQKSTQSAKSGFQFSIKNVSVMGADIGVTHIFEGQKIAHKFDGLNVNLQNISENLAAPVTAKIDMKSSQKLNLALKGKITPEPLSIEADIKLNDANLPRYFVYAKNYLDASLKSGELNAELNVKYAADASVSGKANIANIELADGSGDKVFAFKNLKLSKISFAKNFLNLERVTLSAPFLKAHLNKERELNLSSLVKKSESEKAQKADAKQAAPKNEKPVEAAKQQKKEGEFDFAIKNILVENGDVDFSDASLFMPFATKISKLEGVLMDIDSTRPTMGTFEGVVGKSGFSKIGLKLLPYDPKKSTEVKFSFKDIDLVDVTPYSGQFLGYKIEKGKLNLTLNYDVKDSKLNGSNIVNLDTLTLGEKVESKDAVNLPLSLAISILSDQNNQINIDLPVTGDLNDPDFKYGGIVWEAVKKLFADITLAPFRFLGNMLGLSSQDLNTIDFMPANAELIVSEQAKIADFIKLTTAKPKMKLSITPAYSDVDVTALKNAKLNEKISQTMNQTGKDYAGALASLAPKEKSSDEKALREAALKSIEVKKEQLLELANARAQAIKTALAQAGLAEDRMTVKKPEKTDVKQGEYSSVMMGVAD, from the coding sequence ATGCAAAAAAGTAAAAAAATCGCTCTTATTATCCTAGGCTCGCTCGCGGGCTTGTTGCTTATCTACACGCTCGCGGGCTTTTTAGGCGTTCCTTACGCGCTCAAAAATACGCTGCCCGCAAAGCTAAAGGATATGAACGCGAGCCTTAGCGTGGCGGAGGCTAAATTTAACCCCTTTACCTTCGAGCTAAACGTCACGCGCCCCGAGCTAAACACGACCGCGCCGCTTTTTAGCGCGGAGCAAATCGACGTCAAGCTTAAGCCTTTTTCGCTCTTTAAAAAACTCGCGGAGGTCGATATCTTGCGCCTTGAGAGCCCTAGCGTAAATATCGCTAGAGATAAAAACGGCACGCTAAATTTAGCTACGTTTTTAGACGAGTCAAACGCTACTAGCACCGAAAATAACGAAACTAGTAGCATAAATTTCGCTCTAAACAGCACAAAGATAATCGGCGGCTCGTTTGCCTACTCGGACGAGAGTTTAAAACAGCCGTTTAGCGCCAAATTTGAGGGAATAAACTACGAAATCTCGGGCATAAATACCGAGCAAAATAGCGCCGGTAAGCACGTTTTTGACGCAAACTCCACGCTAGCGCAAAAGCTAGACTGGCAGGGCGGCATCGACCTCTCGCCGCTTCGAGTTTACGGCGAGCTTAGCCTAAAGGACTTTAACGTCCGCCCCGTCGCTCTTAGCTTCATCGACACGCAAGATCTGCGCATAAACAGCGCGCTTATAAACGCGAAAACTAACTACGAACTAAGCACGGACGGCGGCGTTATCAAGGCTGCTTTAAAAAACGCCGCTTTAAATTTAAAGTTGTTTGAAGCACAGCTAGACGGGCAAAATTTGAGCCTAGAGGAGCTTGATCTGCCTGCCATCGAGGTAAATGCCGACGTTAGTGAAAAAAGGAGCTTTGCGGCCGATATTAGTGAGATAAAATTTAAAAATACGAGCTTTAAAGGCGAGGCGCAGGCAAATTTAAACAGTCTAAATTTAAGCGGAGTCGCGCTTAAGGCTGATATAAACGAAAAAGGCGATATAAACGCCTCTGCGTCGCTCAAAGCCCTGGGCGTTAGCGGGATAAACTTGACCGAAAAAAGCGTCGGCGAGATAAAGCTAAAAGACGCAAACGCAAGCGAGCTGGATGCTAAAATAAAAGGGCAAAATATCGCCGCTAGCCTAAAAAATTTGACGCTTAGCACCGCCTCCGCTCCCGTAGGCAAAAACAGTGCGGCAAGCCTAGAAAAGCTCGTTATAAACGCGCCTAAATTTACGCTGGAAAATAACGCTAGCGCCGCTTCTATCGGCGAGGTAAAAGCGCAAAAAATCGCGCTAAAAACAAAAAATAAAGAGCTCGCTACCATCGCCGAAATCGGCGTGAAGGACGCGGATTTTGATCTAGCTAAAACCGCGCTTCGCATCGAAAGCGTCAGTATAAATAAGCCTAAATTTACAACCGAATTAAAAGAAAACGGCGAGCTTAGCGCTATTAGCGAGCTTGGCTTAAACGGCGAAAAAACCGCCGCCAAAACAAAAGCAAAAAGCAAAACCGAAAGCGCAAAAAAACCTGCCAAATCTCAAAAAACGGCAGAAAAAAACGCCGCGGAAAAGAGCCAAAAAACCGAGCAAAAAAGCACTCAGAGTGCAAAGAGCGGATTTCAATTTAGCATCAAAAACGTCTCCGTTATGGGTGCCGATATCGGCGTAACGCATATTTTCGAAGGTCAAAAGATAGCGCACAAATTTGACGGACTAAATGTAAATTTGCAAAATATCAGCGAAAATTTAGCTGCGCCAGTGACCGCTAAAATCGACATGAAAAGCTCGCAAAAGCTAAATTTGGCTCTTAAGGGTAAAATCACGCCAGAGCCCCTAAGTATCGAAGCCGATATAAAACTAAACGACGCAAATCTGCCTCGCTACTTCGTCTACGCTAAAAACTATCTGGACGCGAGCTTAAAAAGCGGCGAGCTAAACGCCGAGCTAAACGTAAAATACGCCGCGGATGCCTCCGTAAGCGGCAAGGCAAACATCGCAAACATCGAGCTTGCGGACGGCTCTGGCGATAAGGTTTTTGCATTTAAAAATCTCAAACTATCTAAAATTTCGTTTGCGAAAAACTTCTTAAATTTAGAGCGCGTGACTCTGAGCGCACCGTTTTTAAAGGCGCATTTAAATAAAGAACGCGAGCTAAATCTAAGCAGTCTAGTGAAAAAGAGCGAGAGCGAAAAGGCGCAAAAAGCGGACGCAAAACAAGCCGCCCCTAAAAACGAAAAGCCCGTAGAGGCCGCAAAACAGCAGAAAAAAGAGGGCGAGTTTGACTTCGCTATCAAAAATATCCTCGTAGAAAACGGCGATGTAGACTTCTCCGACGCGTCGCTATTTATGCCGTTTGCGACCAAGATAAGTAAGCTAGAAGGCGTGCTGATGGATATCGACAGCACTCGCCCGACGATGGGTACGTTTGAGGGCGTAGTTGGCAAGAGCGGCTTTAGCAAGATCGGGCTCAAGCTACTGCCGTATGATCCTAAAAAGAGTACGGAAGTCAAATTTAGCTTTAAAGATATCGATCTAGTCGACGTCACGCCTTACAGCGGGCAGTTTTTGGGCTACAAGATAGAAAAAGGCAAGCTAAATTTGACTCTAAACTACGATGTTAAGGACTCTAAGCTAAACGGTAGCAACATCGTAAATCTAGACACGCTAACGCTTGGCGAAAAGGTCGAGTCTAAGGACGCGGTAAATCTCCCGCTGTCGCTTGCCATCTCGATCCTAAGCGATCAAAACAACCAGATAAACATCGATCTGCCGGTGACAGGCGATCTAAATGACCCGGACTTTAAATACGGCGGTATCGTCTGGGAAGCCGTAAAGAAGCTATTTGCAGACATCACGCTGGCCCCGTTTAGATTTTTGGGTAATATGCTAGGGCTAAGTAGCCAGGATCTAAACACTATCGACTTTATGCCCGCAAATGCCGAGCTCATCGTATCCGAGCAGGCCAAGATAGCTGATTTTATCAAGCTAACCACGGCAAAGCCTAAGATGAAACTAAGTATCACTCCAGCCTATTCTGATGTGGACGTAACGGCTCTAAAAAATGCGAAACTAAACGAAAAAATAAGCCAAACGATGAATCAAACCGGTAAAGACTACGCAGGAGCGCTCGCATCGCTAGCTCCAAAAGAAAAAAGCAGCGACGAAAAGGCGCTGAGAGAAGCTGCGCTAAAAAGCATCGAGGTGAAAAAAGAGCAGCTGCTAGAGCTCGCTAACGCAAGAGCTCAGGCTATTAAGACGGCCCTAGCGCAGGCGGGACTGGCCGAGGATAGGATGACTGTCAAAAAGCCTGAAAAAACAGACGTCAAGCAGGGCGAATACTCAAGCGTGATGATGGGCGTGGCGGACTAA
- a CDS encoding DUF488 domain-containing protein — protein sequence MFQAFRIYDFVKGDKNSDFYGVFVDRLYPRGVKKEIFCSFLWLKSVTPSNELRSWFHEDKEARFEEFKVKFKAELADKEATVGLNELKTLEKKHGKIALLTATKDINLSHVAVLLELLGE from the coding sequence ATGTTTCAGGCTTTCAGAATTTACGATTTTGTAAAAGGCGATAAAAATAGCGATTTTTACGGCGTATTCGTCGATAGACTCTATCCTCGCGGAGTGAAAAAGGAGATATTTTGCTCGTTTTTATGGCTAAAGTCGGTTACTCCGTCAAACGAGCTTAGATCTTGGTTTCATGAGGACAAAGAGGCTAGATTTGAGGAATTTAAAGTTAAATTTAAGGCCGAACTAGCAGACAAAGAGGCGACGGTAGGACTGAACGAGCTAAAAACTCTAGAAAAAAAGCACGGTAAAATCGCTCTATTAACCGCGACTAAAGATATAAATTTAAGCCACGTTGCGGTACTTTTAGAACTACTCGGGGAGTAA